One stretch of Bosea vaviloviae DNA includes these proteins:
- a CDS encoding M3 family metallopeptidase has translation MTLAPEATLSPEALPLPANNPFSRPWDTPFGLPPFAAITPEHIRPAFEAALAKHRFEIDALTTEAAAPDFANTIEALERAGRALSRVGGVFYNLTGADTNEALQAIEREMSPLTSRHWSAIMMDPALFARVAAVFARRETLGLDAEQARLLERTHRGFIRSGAQLGPEEKTRLAAINERLAGLGTQFSQNVLKDESSYALIIEDEAGLAGLPAFLIAAMARAATDRGHDGKHAVTLSRSIIEPFLTFSTRRDLREEAFIAWSKRGENGGETDNRAIVAEMVKLRAEKAKLLGFPTFAHFKLDDSMAKTPSHVRDLLELVWKPAKARAAQEAADLAALAQSEGENGPIRPWDWRHYAEKVRQQTYALDEAVLKPYLQLDRIIAAAFDVAGKLFGLAFEAKPELKGYHRDVRIWEVKEAASGRHIGLFLGDYFARASKRSGAWMSAYRGQRNFDGEVRPIIVNVCNFAKPAEGKPALLSIDDARTLFHEFGHALHGLLSDVRYGSLAGTSVSRDFVELPSQLYEHWFLTSEVMQAYCLHAETGEPIPKALIDKIKTAQTFNQGFSSVEYTSSALVDLAFHSLEGTAEIDPLAFEAAELARIGMPAEIIMRHRTPHFTHVFSGDGYSAGYYSYLWSEVMDADAFNAFIEAGDVFAPEVAAKLKRYIYSAGDTRDPAEAYTLFRGRLPTPDALLEKRGLAA, from the coding sequence ATGACGCTTGCCCCCGAAGCCACTCTTTCCCCCGAAGCCTTGCCGCTGCCCGCCAACAATCCGTTTTCGCGTCCCTGGGACACGCCCTTCGGCCTGCCGCCTTTCGCCGCGATCACGCCCGAGCATATCCGCCCGGCTTTTGAAGCGGCGCTCGCCAAGCACAGATTCGAGATCGACGCGCTGACCACTGAGGCCGCCGCGCCGGACTTCGCCAACACCATCGAGGCGCTGGAGCGCGCGGGCAGGGCGCTCAGCCGCGTCGGCGGCGTGTTCTACAATCTCACCGGGGCCGACACCAACGAGGCGCTGCAGGCGATCGAGCGCGAGATGTCGCCGCTCACCTCGCGGCACTGGTCGGCGATCATGATGGATCCCGCGCTGTTTGCCCGCGTCGCTGCGGTGTTCGCCCGGCGCGAGACGCTCGGCCTCGACGCCGAGCAGGCACGGCTCCTGGAGCGGACGCATCGCGGCTTCATCCGTTCGGGCGCGCAGCTCGGCCCGGAGGAGAAGACGCGGCTCGCCGCGATCAACGAACGCCTTGCGGGGCTCGGCACGCAGTTCAGCCAGAACGTGCTGAAGGACGAATCGAGCTATGCGCTGATCATCGAGGACGAGGCGGGGCTCGCCGGCCTGCCGGCCTTCCTGATCGCCGCGATGGCGCGGGCCGCCACTGACCGCGGTCATGACGGCAAGCATGCGGTGACGTTGTCGCGCTCGATCATCGAGCCCTTCCTGACCTTCTCGACGCGGCGCGATCTGCGCGAGGAGGCCTTCATCGCCTGGAGCAAGCGCGGCGAGAATGGCGGCGAAACCGACAACCGCGCCATCGTCGCCGAGATGGTGAAGCTTCGGGCCGAGAAGGCGAAGCTGCTCGGCTTTCCGACCTTCGCGCATTTCAAGCTCGACGATTCCATGGCGAAGACGCCCAGCCATGTCCGCGATCTGCTCGAACTGGTCTGGAAACCGGCCAAGGCGCGCGCCGCGCAGGAGGCCGCCGATCTCGCCGCGCTGGCGCAGAGCGAGGGCGAGAACGGACCGATCCGCCCCTGGGACTGGCGCCATTATGCCGAGAAGGTGCGCCAGCAGACCTATGCGCTCGATGAGGCGGTGCTGAAGCCCTATCTCCAGCTCGACCGAATTATCGCTGCTGCCTTCGATGTCGCCGGCAAGCTGTTCGGGCTTGCCTTCGAGGCGAAGCCCGAGCTCAAGGGCTATCACCGGGATGTGCGGATCTGGGAGGTCAAGGAGGCGGCGAGCGGTCGGCATATCGGCCTGTTCCTCGGCGATTATTTCGCCCGCGCCTCGAAGCGCTCCGGCGCCTGGATGAGCGCCTATCGCGGCCAACGCAATTTCGACGGCGAGGTCCGGCCGATCATCGTCAATGTCTGCAACTTCGCCAAACCCGCGGAGGGCAAGCCGGCGCTGCTCTCGATCGACGATGCGCGCACGCTGTTCCACGAATTCGGCCATGCCTTGCATGGTTTGCTGTCGGATGTGCGCTACGGCTCGCTCGCCGGCACTTCGGTCTCGCGCGATTTCGTCGAACTGCCCTCGCAGCTCTATGAGCACTGGTTCCTGACATCAGAGGTGATGCAGGCCTATTGCCTGCATGCCGAGACCGGCGAACCGATCCCCAAGGCGCTGATCGACAAGATCAAGACGGCGCAGACCTTCAATCAGGGCTTCTCCTCGGTGGAGTATACCTCCTCGGCGCTGGTCGATCTCGCCTTCCATTCGCTGGAGGGCACGGCTGAGATCGATCCGCTTGCTTTCGAGGCGGCGGAGCTTGCGCGGATCGGCATGCCGGCTGAGATCATCATGCGCCATCGCACGCCGCATTTCACCCATGTCTTCTCCGGCGACGGCTATTCGGCCGGCTATTACAGCTATCTCTGGTCCGAGGTGATGGATGCCGACGCCTTCAACGCCTTCATCGAGGCGGGCGACGTCTTCGCGCCCGAGGTCGCGGCCAAGCTGAAGCGCTACATCTATTCGGCCGGCGACACGCGCGACCCGGCCGAAGCCTATACGCTGTTCAGGGGCCGCCTGCCGACGCCGGACGCGCTGCTGGAGAAGCGTGGGCTGGCGGCTTAG
- a CDS encoding PhzF family phenazine biosynthesis protein: protein MKRRFVTLDVFTTRAHAGNPLAVVLDSDGLDTEAMQAITREFNLSETVFVAPPAEASHRAAIRIFTPGRELPFAGHPTVGTAVLLALRDAAEGKGSDLLVLEEKVGLVPCAVSVDGPRSGRAVFTMPRLPQEIEAASSNAAVAAVLGLQESEIGFEGHRAAVFSAGVPFTFVPVAGLDAIGRVKLDLSRWDAVMKPAEHPNAFVYCRQTTETGHHYHARMFWPGAGIAEDPATGGAAAAFAGVVMAFDRPADGEHRCVIEQGYEMGRPSQITLELTVENGALVSARIGGSAVLVSEGVLL from the coding sequence ATGAAGCGCCGCTTCGTCACGCTCGACGTCTTCACCACCCGGGCGCATGCCGGCAACCCGCTGGCCGTGGTGCTGGATTCCGACGGGCTCGACACAGAGGCGATGCAGGCAATCACGCGCGAATTCAACCTGTCGGAGACGGTGTTCGTGGCGCCGCCGGCCGAAGCCAGCCATCGCGCCGCGATCCGCATCTTCACGCCCGGCCGGGAGCTGCCCTTCGCGGGACATCCGACCGTCGGCACCGCAGTGCTGCTGGCCTTGCGCGATGCGGCCGAGGGCAAGGGCTCCGATCTCCTGGTGTTGGAGGAGAAGGTCGGGCTCGTCCCTTGTGCGGTCTCGGTCGACGGGCCTCGGTCCGGCCGTGCGGTCTTCACCATGCCGCGCCTGCCGCAGGAGATCGAGGCGGCGTCCTCCAACGCTGCGGTCGCTGCTGTGCTGGGGCTCCAGGAGAGCGAAATCGGGTTCGAGGGGCATCGTGCCGCTGTGTTCTCGGCCGGTGTACCCTTTACCTTCGTGCCGGTGGCCGGCCTCGATGCGATCGGCAGGGTCAAGCTCGACCTGTCCCGCTGGGATGCGGTGATGAAGCCCGCTGAGCATCCCAACGCCTTCGTCTACTGCCGGCAGACCACGGAGACGGGGCATCACTACCACGCGCGCATGTTCTGGCCCGGCGCTGGGATTGCCGAAGATCCCGCGACCGGTGGGGCTGCTGCCGCCTTCGCCGGCGTGGTCATGGCCTTCGACAGACCGGCTGATGGCGAGCATCGCTGCGTCATCGAGCAGGGCTATGAGATGGGCCGGCCCTCGCAGATTACGCTCGAACTGACGGTCGAGAACGGGGCGCTGGTTTCGGCGCGCATCGGCGGCTCGGCGGTACTGGTCAGCGAGGGGGTGCTGCTGTGA
- a CDS encoding endonuclease/exonuclease/phosphatase family protein, translating to MKLRIGTFNVENLLTRHRFGPSGRFETDAAMSLFHFPRADERDAVERSLAVALEDDKRQMTALAIAEAQADLWMLQEVDSLASLQAFFANYVHRSSDHRYGHFALIDGNDRRDIDIGFAARRNLLAPQAVTVRSHKELTFAQAGVHDRDLAALGIDPDGKVFARDCLEVALDFGGRKLSLFGCHLKSMNNGRDDGRQATLPVRRAEARAVKHLVKTRFGGGWREANWIVLGDLNAYRYGLGPLAEIVDEGESGIEPLLEDFAVDPMEALPAHERWTHFRRFWSESQERLIDSHMPLDHILLSPAVAAANPKPAMQMIRRGLPYRVPLDPRAPDRSMARLATCADRYPRVGWDRPKASDHCPLTVDLVIPEGPSS from the coding sequence ATGAAGCTGCGCATCGGCACCTTCAATGTCGAGAACCTGCTGACGCGGCATCGCTTCGGGCCGAGCGGGCGGTTCGAGACCGATGCGGCGATGTCGCTGTTCCATTTTCCGCGCGCGGACGAACGCGACGCGGTCGAGCGCTCGCTGGCGGTCGCGCTGGAGGACGACAAGCGCCAGATGACTGCGCTCGCCATCGCCGAGGCGCAGGCCGATCTGTGGATGCTGCAGGAGGTCGATTCACTCGCCAGCCTGCAAGCCTTCTTCGCCAATTACGTTCATCGCAGCTCCGACCATCGCTATGGCCATTTCGCGCTGATCGACGGCAATGACCGGCGCGATATCGACATCGGTTTCGCGGCGCGACGCAACCTGCTGGCGCCGCAGGCGGTCACGGTGCGCTCCCATAAGGAGCTGACCTTCGCGCAGGCTGGCGTGCATGATCGCGATCTTGCAGCCCTTGGCATCGACCCCGATGGCAAGGTCTTTGCCCGCGATTGCCTGGAGGTCGCGCTGGATTTCGGTGGTCGCAAGCTCAGCCTGTTCGGCTGCCATCTGAAGTCGATGAACAATGGCCGCGACGACGGCCGCCAGGCGACGCTGCCGGTACGCCGCGCCGAGGCGAGGGCGGTCAAGCATCTGGTCAAGACGCGCTTCGGCGGCGGCTGGCGCGAAGCGAACTGGATCGTGCTCGGGGATCTCAACGCCTATCGCTATGGGCTCGGCCCCTTGGCCGAGATCGTCGACGAGGGTGAGAGCGGCATCGAGCCGCTGCTGGAGGATTTTGCCGTCGATCCGATGGAGGCGCTGCCTGCGCATGAGCGCTGGACGCATTTTCGACGCTTCTGGTCGGAAAGCCAGGAGAGGCTGATCGACAGCCACATGCCGCTCGACCATATCCTGCTCTCGCCGGCTGTGGCGGCGGCGAATCCCAAACCCGCGATGCAGATGATCCGGCGGGGGCTGCCTTATCGCGTGCCGCTCGATCCGCGCGCGCCCGACCGCTCGATGGCGAGGCTCGCGACCTGCGCCGACCGTTATCCGCGTGTCGGCTGGGACCGGCCGAAGGCCTCCGATCACTGCCCGCTGACCGTCGATCTCGTCATTCCCGAAGGACCGTCTTCATGA
- the pdxY gene encoding pyridoxal kinase PdxY, whose translation MNILSIQSHVAYGHVGNASAVFPMQRLGVEVWPIHTVQFSNHTGYGAWKGRVFDGGMIDEVMEGIAERGVLPSCDGVLSGYMGSADVGHAILSAVERVRAANPKALYCCDPVSGDVGRGIFVRPGIPEFMREQAVPAADIVTPNQFELELLTDIEVKTIADAHRAIEALRDTGPKVVMVTSLSTNETPDDAIDMMASDAKGAWRVRTPKLDVSLNGAGDAIAALFFTHYLREGSAAAALAKASASVYGLLKRTKEAGSREILMVAAQDEFVTPSHQFVPEAI comes from the coding sequence ATGAACATCCTCTCGATCCAGTCGCATGTCGCCTATGGCCATGTCGGCAATGCCTCCGCCGTGTTCCCGATGCAGCGCCTGGGCGTCGAGGTCTGGCCGATCCACACCGTCCAGTTCTCCAATCACACCGGTTATGGCGCCTGGAAGGGCCGCGTCTTCGACGGCGGCATGATCGACGAGGTGATGGAAGGCATTGCCGAGCGTGGCGTGCTGCCGTCCTGCGACGGTGTGCTCTCCGGCTATATGGGCTCGGCCGATGTTGGGCATGCCATCCTCTCTGCAGTGGAGCGCGTGCGCGCGGCCAACCCCAAGGCGCTCTATTGCTGCGACCCCGTTAGCGGCGATGTCGGGCGCGGGATCTTCGTACGGCCGGGCATCCCCGAATTCATGCGCGAGCAGGCGGTGCCGGCGGCCGATATCGTGACGCCCAACCAATTCGAGCTGGAATTGCTGACCGATATCGAGGTCAAGACCATTGCCGATGCGCATCGCGCGATCGAGGCGTTGCGCGACACCGGGCCGAAGGTCGTAATGGTGACGTCGCTCTCAACCAACGAAACCCCCGACGACGCCATCGACATGATGGCCTCCGACGCCAAGGGGGCCTGGCGCGTGCGCACACCGAAGCTCGATGTCAGCCTCAATGGCGCCGGCGACGCCATCGCGGCACTGTTCTTCACCCATTATCTGCGCGAGGGATCGGCAGCGGCGGCGCTCGCCAAGGCCTCGGCCTCGGTCTACGGCCTGCTGAAGCGGACCAAGGAGGCGGGTTCGCGCGAGATCCTGATGGTTGCCGCGCAGGACGAGTTCGTGACGCCGTCGCACCAGTTCGTACCGGAGGCGATCTGA
- a CDS encoding RidA family protein, with translation MLKAHNPPAMFAPVGPYCHGLEVVQPTRFLFSSGTMGLDREGHAPDGIEAQLETAWDNLKAILAEAGMTVGNIVKVTTFLADRSLRGPATAYRQAVLGDHKPAVTTMVAGLLQDDWLVEIEIVAAA, from the coding sequence ATGCTAAAAGCTCATAATCCTCCTGCGATGTTTGCTCCGGTCGGTCCCTATTGTCATGGCCTGGAGGTCGTCCAGCCGACGCGTTTCCTATTCAGCAGCGGCACCATGGGGCTCGACCGGGAGGGCCATGCGCCTGATGGGATCGAGGCACAGCTCGAAACCGCCTGGGATAACCTCAAGGCGATCCTCGCCGAAGCCGGAATGACCGTGGGCAATATCGTCAAGGTGACGACCTTCCTCGCCGACCGTTCCTTGCGCGGACCCGCGACTGCCTATCGACAAGCAGTGCTCGGCGACCATAAACCTGCCGTGACGACGATGGTCGCCGGGCTCCTGCAGGACGACTGGCTCGTCGAGATCGAGATCGTGGCCGCAGCGTGA
- a CDS encoding ABC transporter substrate-binding protein: MNRRDLIMAAGVALAAWSVPGFTPAALAQNAEKPKLTLGVGGKQLLYYLPLTVAEKKGFFKEQGLEVEINDFGGGAKSLQALVGGSVDVVTGAYEHTIRMQAKGQDVRAVVELGRFPAITIAVRKELAGKVKSAADFKGLKIGVTAPGSSTALTAQYAMVKAGLKATDAPIIGIGAGASAVAAIKQGQVDIISHLDPVTSKLEADGDIVTLIDTRTEAGTRALFGGSNPAAVLYLKGEFAEKNPVTTQKLVNAFVKALKWLETAKPEDVADLVPPEYLLGDKPLYLRAVKNSQESYSRTGISPPEGQQSVYDALKLLDPELASSNVDLKKTFIDSFAKKAASGS, from the coding sequence ATGAACCGCAGAGATCTGATCATGGCGGCCGGCGTCGCGCTGGCGGCCTGGAGCGTTCCGGGCTTTACCCCGGCCGCACTGGCCCAGAACGCCGAAAAACCCAAGCTGACGCTCGGCGTCGGCGGCAAGCAATTGCTCTATTACCTCCCGCTGACGGTCGCCGAGAAGAAGGGCTTCTTCAAGGAGCAGGGACTCGAGGTCGAGATCAATGATTTCGGCGGCGGTGCGAAATCGCTGCAGGCCTTGGTCGGCGGTTCCGTCGATGTCGTCACCGGCGCCTATGAGCACACCATCCGGATGCAGGCCAAGGGCCAGGATGTGCGCGCCGTGGTCGAGCTCGGGCGCTTCCCGGCGATCACCATCGCCGTGCGCAAGGAGCTCGCCGGCAAGGTAAAATCGGCGGCCGACTTCAAGGGGTTGAAGATCGGCGTCACCGCACCGGGCTCCTCGACGGCGCTGACCGCGCAATACGCCATGGTCAAGGCCGGGCTGAAGGCGACGGATGCGCCGATCATCGGTATCGGTGCTGGCGCGAGCGCGGTCGCCGCGATCAAGCAGGGCCAGGTCGACATCATCTCGCATCTCGATCCCGTGACCTCGAAGCTCGAAGCCGATGGCGACATCGTCACGCTGATCGACACCCGCACCGAGGCCGGCACACGGGCGCTCTTCGGCGGCTCGAATCCAGCGGCCGTGCTCTATCTCAAGGGCGAATTCGCCGAGAAGAACCCGGTGACGACGCAAAAACTCGTCAACGCCTTCGTCAAGGCGCTGAAATGGCTGGAGACGGCCAAGCCCGAGGATGTCGCCGATCTCGTGCCGCCGGAATATCTGCTCGGCGACAAGCCGCTCTATCTGCGCGCGGTCAAGAATTCGCAGGAGAGCTATTCCCGCACCGGCATCTCGCCGCCCGAAGGCCAGCAGAGCGTCTATGACGCGCTGAAGCTGCTCGACCCGGAACTGGCGTCGTCGAATGTCGATTTGAAGAAGACCTTCATCGATAGCTTCGCGAAGAAGGCGGCTTCCGGCTCCTGA
- a CDS encoding DUF3592 domain-containing protein, translating to MELDVNGCITEAPTPADIVAAIEVAGSDPESCITLLDDDGYVEALRQDDGSFRLTRHDGITKFDAAALVDAQALKTLLLACLSGDKHWRGNHDWVRAPSPSKTAEASGQPPAWAIAAVVASVVLAVAVSNLPRDWLPFLDTTAGVVALFSLPVVAMVGAMVANVAIKMHRAKAWLQVQGRITRSSLSVRRPPEGNEIGTAVNVPDVAYAFSVAGQSYQGNRVSLGDISGRFAEEAVRRYPVGSTVTVHYDPNDPTDCVLERGLVVGAPAAPGSDPAPPVASAPTPAAQKAALAGCAPGLAVLAVLGAGGYWLATGGVQELQTSMPRAEVPVMLCAIGFGLVTLLFFVGYRRYLMRANAWPVVPGRVTVSRVEQRAASGDGPNRRSYAAVVEFRYEVGGLHFSSRQIALGLTTSGSRSAADKVAARYPVGATVEVHYDPANPSQAALENPTGTSWLLFGAAIACFGVALYASHVFR from the coding sequence ATGGAACTCGACGTCAACGGCTGCATCACCGAGGCGCCGACACCGGCCGACATCGTCGCAGCCATCGAGGTCGCCGGCAGCGACCCCGAAAGCTGCATTACCCTTCTGGACGATGACGGCTATGTCGAAGCCCTCCGGCAGGATGACGGCTCGTTTCGGCTGACCCGCCATGATGGGATCACCAAATTCGACGCGGCCGCTCTGGTCGATGCCCAGGCCCTGAAGACGCTCCTGCTCGCCTGTCTGAGCGGTGACAAGCATTGGCGCGGAAACCATGACTGGGTGCGTGCGCCGTCGCCCTCGAAGACCGCCGAGGCTTCCGGACAGCCGCCGGCCTGGGCGATTGCCGCTGTCGTGGCGTCTGTCGTCCTCGCCGTGGCGGTGTCCAACCTGCCGCGCGACTGGCTGCCCTTTCTCGACACCACGGCTGGCGTCGTCGCGCTGTTCTCGTTGCCCGTGGTCGCCATGGTCGGCGCCATGGTCGCCAATGTCGCGATCAAGATGCATCGGGCTAAAGCCTGGCTGCAGGTACAGGGCCGGATCACGCGGTCGAGCTTGAGCGTGCGGCGACCGCCCGAGGGCAACGAGATCGGGACGGCGGTCAACGTGCCGGACGTGGCCTATGCGTTCTCCGTCGCGGGGCAGAGCTATCAGGGCAACCGGGTCAGCCTCGGCGACATCAGCGGCCGGTTCGCTGAGGAGGCGGTGAGGCGCTACCCGGTCGGGTCCACGGTGACGGTGCATTACGACCCCAACGACCCGACGGACTGCGTGCTGGAGCGTGGCCTCGTGGTCGGTGCGCCGGCGGCGCCCGGCTCCGATCCGGCGCCCCCGGTCGCGTCGGCGCCGACGCCCGCGGCGCAGAAGGCTGCGCTCGCCGGCTGTGCGCCCGGGCTTGCCGTGCTCGCCGTGCTCGGCGCGGGCGGCTACTGGCTGGCGACGGGAGGCGTACAGGAGCTGCAGACCAGCATGCCCCGCGCCGAGGTTCCGGTGATGCTGTGCGCGATCGGCTTCGGCCTCGTGACGCTGCTGTTCTTCGTCGGCTATCGCCGCTATCTGATGCGCGCCAATGCTTGGCCGGTCGTGCCGGGGCGGGTCACGGTGAGCCGCGTCGAGCAGCGCGCGGCCAGCGGCGACGGCCCGAACCGCAGGAGCTATGCCGCGGTCGTCGAGTTCCGCTACGAGGTCGGCGGTCTCCACTTTAGCTCCCGTCAGATCGCGCTCGGCCTGACTACTTCCGGCTCGCGCAGCGCCGCCGACAAGGTCGCCGCGCGCTATCCTGTCGGGGCGACGGTCGAGGTGCATTACGACCCCGCCAACCCGTCGCAGGCTGCGCTGGAAAACCCGACCGGGACGAGCTGGCTGCTGTTTGGTGCGGCGATCGCCTGCTTTGGCGTCGCGCTCTATGCCAGCCATGTCTTCCGCTGA
- a CDS encoding ABC transporter permease — protein sequence MNRAKLLGLQALVMVVFLLIWHVVTAYPLFGEVKTIQFFFSTPAAVLGRTFNQLIGPDIYWHLGITLTETVLAFVIGSAAGIVFGFTFARQELLAAVFDPYIKAANALPRVVLAPIFALWFGLGIWSKVALGFTLVFFIVFFNVYQGVREVSPTVLANARMLGMNERQLFRHVYWPSALTWMFSSLHTSVGFALVGAVVGEYLGSSAGLGYKIHEAESVFDVTGVFSGMLILAIFVIAIDAVVTMVEKRLLVWRPGQNSTTTT from the coding sequence ATGAACCGTGCCAAGTTGCTTGGCCTGCAGGCGCTGGTGATGGTCGTCTTCCTGCTGATCTGGCACGTCGTCACCGCCTATCCGCTCTTCGGCGAGGTCAAGACGATCCAGTTCTTCTTCTCGACGCCGGCCGCCGTGCTGGGGCGGACCTTCAACCAGTTGATCGGACCCGACATCTACTGGCATCTCGGCATCACGCTGACCGAGACCGTGCTCGCCTTCGTCATCGGCTCGGCCGCGGGCATTGTCTTCGGCTTCACCTTCGCCCGGCAGGAATTGCTGGCTGCGGTCTTCGACCCCTATATCAAGGCGGCGAACGCCTTGCCGCGTGTCGTGCTGGCGCCGATCTTCGCACTCTGGTTCGGGCTCGGCATCTGGTCGAAGGTGGCGCTCGGCTTCACGCTGGTCTTCTTCATCGTCTTCTTCAACGTCTACCAGGGCGTGCGCGAGGTTTCGCCGACCGTGCTGGCGAACGCCCGCATGCTCGGCATGAACGAGCGTCAGCTCTTTCGCCATGTCTATTGGCCCTCGGCGCTGACCTGGATGTTCTCCTCGCTGCACACGTCGGTGGGCTTTGCGCTGGTGGGAGCGGTGGTCGGCGAATATCTCGGCTCCTCGGCCGGGCTCGGCTACAAGATCCATGAAGCCGAGAGCGTCTTCGACGTCACCGGGGTGTTCTCCGGCATGCTGATCCTGGCGATCTTCGTGATCGCGATCGACGCAGTTGTCACCATGGTGGAGAAGCGCTTGCTGGTCTGGCGGCCGGGGCAGAACTCGACCACGACGACGTAG
- a CDS encoding ABC transporter ATP-binding protein encodes MSPAVALSGLDITFHIDGGKRYKAVTGINLSVAAGEFVSVVGPTGCGKSTLLNAAAGLLVPSAGTVGIFGKPLSGLNRRAGYLFQADALMPWKTALENVKVALEPMGVSDAQADARAREWLGRVGLRAFVDRYPHMLSGGQRKRVSLAQMLIRDPEILLMDEPFGPLDAQTRQIMGNLLLDLWSKDRKALIFVTHDLEEAISLSDRVVVMSAGPAAGIVADYRVPLPRPRDIAEIRLEKAFHEIHRDIWASLRVEVQKAYAMGDGRELVEDKELVEGASP; translated from the coding sequence ATGTCGCCTGCGGTCGCCCTCAGCGGGCTCGACATCACCTTCCACATCGATGGCGGCAAGCGCTACAAGGCGGTCACCGGGATCAACCTCTCGGTTGCGGCCGGCGAGTTCGTCTCGGTCGTCGGGCCGACCGGCTGCGGCAAGTCGACCCTGCTCAACGCGGCGGCGGGCCTGCTCGTGCCTTCGGCCGGCACGGTCGGCATCTTCGGCAAGCCGCTCTCCGGCCTGAACCGCCGGGCCGGCTATCTCTTCCAGGCCGACGCGCTGATGCCGTGGAAGACGGCACTCGAGAACGTCAAGGTCGCGCTGGAGCCGATGGGCGTTTCCGATGCGCAGGCCGACGCCCGGGCGCGCGAATGGCTTGGCCGGGTGGGCTTGCGCGCCTTCGTCGATCGCTATCCGCATATGCTTTCAGGCGGCCAGCGCAAGCGCGTCAGCCTCGCGCAGATGTTGATCCGCGATCCGGAAATCCTGCTGATGGACGAGCCTTTCGGCCCGCTCGACGCGCAGACCCGGCAGATCATGGGCAATCTCCTGCTCGATCTCTGGTCGAAGGACCGCAAGGCGCTGATCTTCGTGACGCATGATCTGGAGGAGGCGATCTCGCTCTCCGACCGCGTCGTTGTGATGTCGGCGGGGCCTGCCGCCGGCATTGTCGCCGATTACCGCGTGCCGCTGCCGCGCCCGCGCGACATCGCCGAGATCCGGCTGGAAAAAGCCTTCCACGAGATCCATCGCGACATCTGGGCCTCGCTCAGGGTCGAGGTTCAGAAGGCCTATGCGATGGGCGATGGCCGGGAACTGGTCGAGGACAAAGAGCTGGTCGAAGGAGCCTCGCCATGA
- a CDS encoding DedA family protein — MAQLELWMQALVEFMRAHQEWAIPIVFLVAFCECVAVLSWLVPATVFFTAFGAAAGASGLNLIPLAAAASAGAGCGFWVSYWAGLVLGPRVGDYWPLNKNPQLLERGHAFFEKWGVASILIGHFFGPLRAVIAIVAGIVQMPFWPFQIANWIASTVWGFALLYGAGRLAELMTH; from the coding sequence ATGGCCCAACTCGAACTCTGGATGCAAGCGCTCGTCGAGTTCATGCGGGCCCATCAGGAATGGGCGATCCCTATCGTCTTCCTGGTCGCTTTCTGTGAATGCGTCGCGGTTTTGTCCTGGCTCGTGCCGGCAACCGTGTTCTTCACCGCCTTTGGAGCCGCGGCCGGTGCGTCGGGCCTGAACCTGATCCCGCTCGCCGCCGCCGCCTCGGCCGGAGCGGGCTGCGGCTTCTGGGTCTCGTATTGGGCGGGCCTCGTGCTGGGCCCCCGCGTCGGCGACTACTGGCCGCTCAACAAGAACCCGCAATTGCTCGAGCGCGGCCATGCCTTCTTCGAAAAATGGGGCGTCGCCAGCATCCTGATCGGCCATTTCTTCGGGCCGCTGCGCGCCGTGATCGCGATCGTCGCCGGCATCGTGCAGATGCCCTTCTGGCCTTTCCAGATCGCCAACTGGATCGCCTCGACCGTCTGGGGTTTCGCGCTGCTTTACGGCGCCGGGCGCCTCGCCGAATTGATGACGCATTAG
- a CDS encoding ComEA family DNA-binding protein gives MTISRFLIPLAALALTAGQGFAQTATQPATPAKPTAPVTTPAAPAAQPAKPIATQPAQTKKININTATATELDTLKGIGEARSKKIIEERAKTKFKDFADLVKRNVLPANVEADIKDKITF, from the coding sequence ATGACGATCTCCCGTTTCCTGATCCCCCTCGCCGCGCTCGCTTTGACCGCCGGCCAGGGTTTCGCGCAGACAGCGACGCAGCCCGCGACGCCTGCAAAGCCGACCGCTCCGGTCACCACCCCGGCGGCTCCCGCGGCTCAGCCCGCCAAGCCGATAGCGACGCAGCCCGCCCAGACCAAGAAGATCAACATCAACACGGCGACCGCCACCGAACTCGACACGCTGAAAGGCATCGGCGAGGCCCGCTCCAAGAAGATCATCGAGGAGCGCGCGAAGACGAAGTTCAAGGACTTCGCCGATCTGGTGAAGCGCAACGTGCTGCCCGCCAATGTCGAAGCCGACATCAAGGACAAGATCACCTTCTGA